From Cannabis sativa cultivar Pink pepper isolate KNU-18-1 chromosome 8, ASM2916894v1, whole genome shotgun sequence, a single genomic window includes:
- the LOC115700161 gene encoding uncharacterized protein LOC115700161 — translation MASYWWQTNKDSGKGIHWLSWDKLCKHKKGGGMGFRNLHEVNPFVISDHPALSLATVSNLLTPDGPRWDAEVLDDLFVDRDKHLIMSIPLHDNNLEDHFVWSKETSGFYTIKSAYNLLQKLKGGWYETNDNNFWSKLWSLKLPPKIKNLMWRAAVGVLPTMIQLRTKHVENRVGISTISDSSIPFLDWCTSVKCKLNAEKKSLVAAVCWAIWSARNELVWKGKTTQHWSPPLANSIKVNVDAALFDDGRSFGSGLVARDDRGWLVEGRTILVLNKVEPIFAEAISVKEALTWIKLKQWHHVTMESDCLGVVQALRSSICMISLFGQVIQSCKNLLADLSTVEVIFVKRFANLVAHRFVRVSKLYPDRTFSMESVPTDLLPYLVTEFVGL, via the exons ATGGCAAGTTATTGGTGGCAAACTAACAAGGATAGTGGAAAGGGGATTCATTGGTTGTCATGGGATAAACTTTGCAAACATAAGAAAGGGGGTGGAATGGGATTTCGGAATCTGC ATGAAGTTAATCCTTTTGTCATTTCGGATCATCCTGCTCTTTCACTTGCTACGGTAAGCAACCTCCTAACACCTGATGGCCCGAGGTGGGATGCAGAGGTTCTTGATGATCTCTTTGTTGATAGGGATAAACATTTGATCATGTCCATTCCTTTGCATGACAACAACTTGGAAGATCATTTTGTTTGGTCTAAAGAGACTTCGGGTTTTTATACGATTAAAAGTGCTTATAATTTACTCCAAAAGCTTAAAGGTGGATGGTATGAGACTAATGATAATAACTTTTGGAGTAAACTTTGGAGCTTAAAGTTACCACCCAAGATCAAAAATCTGATGTGGCGTGCGGCGGTGGGTGTCCTTCCGACGATGATACAACTTCGAACTAAACATGTGGAG AATAGGGTGGGAATCAGCACCATTAGTGACTCAAGTATCCCTTTTCTTGATTGGTGCACCTCGGTTAAATGCAAGCTGAATGCTGAAAAAAAGTCTCTTGTGGCTGCTGTGTGTTGGGCCATTTGGAGTGCACGCAATGAGTTGGTTTGGAAGGGAAAGACGACTC AGCATTGGTCCCCTCCTCTTGCTAATAGCATTAAGGTTAATGTAGACGCAGCTTTATTTGATGATGGGCGGTCttttggttcgggtttggtaGCACGTGATGATAGAGGTTGGTTGGTTGAGGGCCGAACCATCTTGGTGTTGAACAAGGTGGAACCAATCTTTGCCGAAGCTATCTCTGTCAAGGAAGCTCTTACTTGGATCAAATTGAAGCAGTGGCATCATGTGACTATGGAGAGTGATTGTCTCGGGGTTGTGCAAGCATTACGCAGTTCTATTTGTATGATTTCTTTGTTTGGTCAAGTCATTCAAAGTTGTAAAAATTTGCTTGCTGATTTGAGTACCGTTGAGGTTATTTTTGTTAAACGATTTGCTAATTTAGTGGCTCATAGATTTGTTAGAGTTTCTAAGTTGTATCCTGATCGTACCTTCAGTATGGAGTCTGTTCCTACTGATTTGTTACCTTATTTGGTGACGGAGTTTGTTGGTTTATGA
- the LOC115699577 gene encoding callose synthase 12, with protein MSHRHRPTVSDSPHRPGPPAQTELESEPYNIIPVNNLLADHPSLRFPEVRAAAAALRAVGNLRKPPFAQWLPQMDLLDWLALFFGFQKDNVRNQREHLVLHLANAQMRLTPPPDNIDTLDAAVLRRFRRKLLKNYTEWCYYLGKKSNIWISDRREAAADQRRELLYVSLYLLIWGESANLRFVPECLCYIFHNMAMELNKILEDYIDENTGQPVMPSISGENAFLNFVVTPIYETIKAEVESSRNGTAAHSVWRNYDDINEYFWSKRCFEKLKWPIDVGSNFFVTSTRKRHVGKTGFVEQRSFWNLYRSFDRLWIMLILFLQAAIIVAWEGTDYPWQALKHREVQVRILTVFFTWSGLRFFQSLLDAAMQYTLVSRETLGLGVRLVLKSIVAAGWIVVFGVFYGRIWTQRNQDRRWSPEANRRVVTFLEVVLVFILPELLALALFIIPWIRNFVEQTNWRIFRMLSWWFQSRIFVGRGLREGLVDNIKYTLFWVVVLATKFCFSYFMQIKPMVAPSKTLLDLKNLKYEWHQFFGSSNRFAVGLLWIPVVLIYLMDLQIWYSIYSSFVGAGVGLFAHLGEIRNIQQLRLRFQFFASAIQFNLMPEEQLLNARGTLRNKFNDAINRLKLRYGFGQPYRKLESNQVEANKFALIWNEIIMIFREEDIISDRELELLELPQNSWNVRVIRWPCFLLCNELLLALSQAKELVDASDKWLWYKICKNEYRRCAVIEAYDCLKHLVRAILKRNSEEHAIVTVLFQEIDQSVQSERFTKTFKTTALPLLHSKLIKLVELLNKPKKDPNQMVNTLQALYEIVVRDFFKEKRSTDQLREEGLAPQNPDSMAGLLFENAVQLPDHDDETFYRQVRRLHTILISRDSMQNIPVNLEARRRIAFFSNSLFMNMPHAPQVEKMMAFSVLTPYYTEEVVYSKEQLRTENEDGISILYYLQTIYHDDWKNFVERMRREGMVDDKELWTTKLRELRLWASNRGQTLSRTVRGMMYYYRALKMLAFLDSASEMDIREGARELGSMRRESFNSERSPSARSLSRTNSSVSLLFKGHEYGTALMKFTYVVACQIYGTQKARKDPNAEEILYLMKTNEALRVAYVDEVSTGRDGKEYYSVLVKFDQQLNKEVEIFRVKLPGPLKLGEGKPENQNHAMIFTRGDAVQTIDMNQDNYFEEALKIRNLLEEFRRYYGARKPTILGVREHVFTGSVSSLAWFMSAQETSFVTLGQRVLANPLKVRMHYGHPDVFDRFWFLTRGGISKASRVINISEDIFAGFNCTLRGGNVTHHEYIQVGKGRDVGLNQISMFEAKVASGNGEQVLSRDVYRLGHRLDFFRMLSFFYTTVGFFFNTMLVILTVYAFLWSRLYLALSGVEGSALAQDSNKALGTILNQQFIIQLGIFTALPMIVENSLEQGFLQAIWDFLTMQLQLSSVFYTFSMGTRTHFFGRTILHGGAKYRATGRGFVVQHKSFAENYRLYARSHFVKAVELGLILIVYATHSAVAKDTLVYIALTITSWFLVMSWILAPFVFNPSGFDWLKTVDDFDDFMNWIWFRGSVFAKAEQSWERWWYEEQEHLRTTGIWGKIMEIILDLRFFFFQYGIVYQLDITAGSTSIAVYGLSWIYVLVAFGIYVVVAYARDKYAAKEHIYYRLVQFLVIILAILVIIALLKFTNFNFIDIFTSMLAFVPTGWGLLLIAQVFRPLLQKTIFWNVVVSVARMYDILFGVTIMIPMAVLSWLPGFQSMQTRILFNEAFSRGLRIFQIVTGKKSKTDV; from the coding sequence ATGAGCCACCGCCACCGTCCAACGGTATCCGACTCGCCCCACCGGCCTGGACCTCCGGCCCAGACCGAGCTGGAGTCGGAACCGTATAACATAATTCCGGTGAACAATCTTCTTGCTGACCACCCGTCCCTCCGCTTCCCCGAGGTACGCGCTGCTGCGGCCGCTCTACGGGCTGTTGGGAATCTTCGTAAGCCGCCTTTCGCCCAATGGCTTCCCCAGATGGACCTGCTCGATTGGCTGGCACTCTTCTTTGGGTTCCAGAAGGACAACGTTCGGAACCAGAGGGAGCACCTGGTTCTTCACCTGGCCAATGCTCAGATGCGCCTCACGCCGCCTCCGGACAACATCGATACCCTGGACGCTGCCGTTTTGAGACGCTTTCGCAGGAAGCTTCTCAAGAATTACACCGAATGGTGCTATTATCTTGGGAAGAAGTCCAACATTTGGATCTCGGACCGGCGAGAAGCTGCTGCGGATCAACGGCGGGAGCTTCTTTACGTTTCGCTGTATCTTCTCATATGGGGTGAGTCTGCTAACCTCAGATTTGTTCCTGAGTGTTTGTGTTACATATTTCATAATATGGCCATGGAGTTGAATAAGATTTTGGAGGATTATATTGATGAGAATACGGGCCAGCCCGTGATGCCTTCGATTTCGGGTGAGAACGCTTTCTTGAACTTTGTTGTGACACCAATATATGAGACGATTAAGGCTGAAGTTGAGAGTAGTAGGAATGGGACTGCCGCGCATAGTGTTTGGAGGAATTATGATGATATAAATGAGTACTTCTGGAGTAAGAGGTGTTTTGAGAAGTTGAAATGGCCTATTGATGTGGGGAGCAACTTCTTCGTGACCTCAACTAGGAAAAGGCATGTGGGTAAGACTGGGTTTGTGGAGCAAAGGTCGTTTTGGAACTTGTACAGGAGCTTTGACAGGCTTTGGATTATGCTCATTTTGTTTCTTCAGGCTGCCATTATTGTTGCGTGGGAAGGAACTGATTACCCTTGGCAGGCTCTGAAACATCGCGAAGTACAGGTCCGTATCTTGACCGTGTTCTTTACTTGGAGTGGTTTGAGGTTCTTTCAGTCGTTGCTTGATGCAGCAATGCAATACACTTTGGTGTCAAGAGAGACTTTGGGGCTTGGGGTGAGGTTGGTGTTGAAAAGTATTGTTGCTGCTGGATGGATTGTAGTGTTTGGGGTGTTCTATGGTAGGATATGGACGCAGAGAAATCAAGATAGACGTTGGTCACCTGAGGCAAATCGGAGGGTGGTCACTTTTCTTGAGGTGGTTCTGGTTTTTATTCTTCCCGAGCTTCTAGCACTTGCTCTTTTCATTATTCCATGGATTCGAAATTTTGTTGAGCAGACTAACTGGAGGATTTTTCGCATGTTATCATGGTGGTTTCAGAGTAGAATCTTTGTTGGTCGGGGGCTGAGGGAAGGTCTTGTGGACAATATAAAGTACACTTTGTTTTGGGTTGTGGTGCTGGCTACAAAATTTTGCTTCAGTTATTTTATGCAGATAAAACCCATGGTTGCTCCATCAAAAACACTCTTGGACCTTAAGAACTTGAAGTATGAATGGCATCAGTTCTTTGGTAGCAGTAACAGATTTGCAGTTGGGTTACTCTGGATTCCTGTTGTTTTGATTTACCTCATGGATTTGCAGATATGGTATTCCATTTACTCCTCTTTTGTTGGGGCAGGAGTGGGTTTGTTTGCACACTTGGGTGAGATTAGGAACATCCAGCAATTGAGACTCAGGTTCCAATTCTTTGCAAGTGCAATTCAATTCAATCTCATGCCAGAGGAACAACTCTTAAATGCTAGGGGGACATTAAGGAATAAGTTCAATGATGCTATTAACCGGTTGAAGCTGAGGTATGGATTTGGCCAGCCGTACAGGAAACTCGAATCCAATCAGGTTGAGGCAAATAAGTTTGCTCTGATATGGAATGAGATAATTATGATTTTCAGAGAAGAAGATATTATTTCTGACCGAGAGCTTGAGTTATTGGAGCTGCCCCAGAATTCTTGGAATGTCAGGGTTATTCGATGGCCTTGTTTTCTTCTCTGCAATGAGCTACTGCTTGCCCTTAGTCAAGCCAAAGAGTTGGTAGATGCTTCAGATAAGTGGCTCTGGTATAAGATATGCAAGAATGAATACAGGCGTTGTGCTGTCATAGAAGCTTATGATTGTCTTAAGCACTTGGTTCGGGCCATTCTTAAGCGTAACAGTGAAGAGCATGCAATAGTGACAGTTTTATTTCAAGAGATTGATCAGTCTGTTCAGAGTGAGAGGTTCACCAAAACATTTAAAACAACTGCACTTCCCCTGCTCCATTCGAAGTTAATTAAACTTGTTGAATTGTTGAACAAGCCAAAGAAAGATCCTAACCAGATGGTAAATACTCTACAGGCACTCTATGAGATTGTTGTTAGAGATTTTTTCAAGGAGAAGAGGAGCACTGATCAGTTGAGGGAGGAGGGTTTGGCCCCTCAAAATCCTGATTCAATGGCAGGGTTACTTTTTGAAAATGCTGTTCAATTACCAGACCATGATGATGAAACCTTTTACAGACAGGTTAGGCGCTTGCACACTATTCTCATTTCTCGAGACTCAATGCAGAATATCCCAGTTAATCTTGAGGCAAGGCGCAGAATTGCTTTCTTTAGCAACTCTCTCTTTATGAATATGCCCCATGCCCCCCAAGTTGAGAAAATGATGGCTTTTAGTGTTCTGACCCCGTACTATACTGAAGAAGTGGTATACAGCAAAGAGCAACTAAGGACTGAGAATGAAGATGGGATTTCTATCCTTTATTATTTGCAGACAATTTATCATGATGACTGGAAAAATTTTGTTGAGAGGATGCGTCGAGAAGGAATGGTGGATGACAAAGAATTGTGGACAACTAAGTTGCGAGAGCTTAGGCTCTGGGCATCAAACAGAGGCCAGACACTTTCGCGAACTGTTAGGGGAATGATGTATTACTATCGAGCTCTTAAGATGCTGGCTTTTCTGGACTCTGCATCAGAGATGGACATTCGGGAAGGAGCACGAGAACTTGGTTCAATGAGGCGAGAGAGTTTCAACTCAGAAAGGTCACCTTCAGCTAGGAGTTTAAGTAGAACAAACAGCTCTGTGAGTTTGTTATTTAAAGGCCATGAGTATGGGACTGCTTTGATGAAATTTACGTATGTGGTTGCTTGCCAGATATACGGAACACAGAAAGCAAGAAAAGATCCTAATGCTGAGGAGATTTTGTATCTAATGAAAACCAATGAAGCTCTTCGAGTTGCCTATGTTGATGAGGTCTCAACTGGAAGAGATGGTAAAGAATATTATTCTGTTCTGGTGAAGTTTGATCAGCAGTTAAATAAGGAGGTGGAAATCTTCCGTGTAAAGTTGCCAGGGCCCTTGAAGCTCGGAGAGGGTAAACCAGAGAATCAAAATCATGCCATGATTTTCACTCGTGGTGATGCAGTTCAAACTATTGATATGAACCAAGATAATTATTTTGAGGAGGCTCTAAAAATAAGGAATCTATTGGAAGAATTCAGGCGATACTATGGTGCCCGTAAACCCACGATCTTGGGAGTCAGGGAACATGTTTTTACTGGTTCTGTTTCTTCACTTGCTTGGTTTATGTCAGCTCAAGAAACAAGTTTTGTCACCTTGGGACAGCGTGTTTTAGCCAATCCTTTAAAAGTTCGAATGCATTATGGCCATCCTGATGTGTTTGACAGGTTTTGGTTCTTGACTCGAGGTGGTATTAGTAAGGCTTCCAGAGTGATCAACATAAGTGAAGACATCTTTGCTGGTTTTAATTGTACACTGCGTGGAGGGAATGTCACACACCATGAATACATTCAAGTTGGAAAAGGAAGGGATGTAGGGTTAAACCAAATTTCCATGTTTGAAGCTAAGGTAGCTAGTGGAAATGGAGAGCAAGTACTGAGCAGAGATGTCTACAGGCTGGGTCATAGGCTTGACTTCTTCCGAATGCTGTCTTTCTTTTACACTACTGTGGGTTTCTTTTTCAATACAATGTTGGTTATTCTGACTGTATATGCATTTTTATGGAGCCGACTTTATCTTGCTCTCAGTGGTGTTGAGGGTTCTGCTTTGGCACAAGACAGCAATAAAGCTCTTGGGACGATCTTGAATCAACAGTTCATCATCCAACTTGGTATTTTCACTGCCCTTCCAATGATAGTGGAGAACTCTCTCGAGCAAGGGTTCCTGCAGGCTATTTGGGATTTCTTGACAATGCAGCTCCAGCTTTCCTCTGTTTTCTATACATTCTCTATGGGAACTCGTACCCACTTTTTTGGCCGAACTATCCTTCATGGTGGTGCAAAGTATCGTGCAACTGGACGAGGTTTTGTTGTTCAGCATAAGAGCTTTGCAGAGAATTACAGACTATATGCTCGCAGCCATTTTGTGAAAGCTGTTGAACTTGGACTGATACTTATAGTTTATGCAACACATAGTGCTGTAGCTAAGGACACGTTGGTGTACATAGCCTTAACCATCACTAGTTGGTTTCTTGTCATGTCATGGATTCTGGCTCCCTTTGTTTTTAACCCTTCTGGTTTTGACTGGCTGAAGACTGTAGATGATTTTGATGATTTTATGAACTGGATTTGGTTTCGTGGTAGTGTGTTTGCAAAAGCTGAACAGAGCTGGGAAAGATGGTGGTATGAGGAGCAGGAACATTTGAGAACCACTGGTATATGGGGAAAGATAATGGAGATCATTTTAGACCTACGGTTTTTCTTTTTCCAATATGGTATTGTATACCAGCTTGATATTACAGCTGGAAGTACCAGTATTGCTGTGTATGGCTTGTCTTGGATCTACGTCTTAGTGGCTTTTGGGATATACGTGGTGGTAGCATATGCTCGGGATAAATATGCAGCAAAAGAACACATATACTATCGACTTGTGCAGTTTCTTGTCATTATTCTCGCCATACTTGTGATAATTGCCCTGTTGAAGTTCACAAATTTCaattttatagatatttttacCAGTATGTTGGCCTTCGTCCCCACTGGGTGGGGCCTGTTATTGATTGCCCAAGTATTCCGTCCTCTTCTGCAGAAAACTATATTCTGGAATGTAGTTGTTTCTGTGGCTCGAatgtatgatatattatttggaGTGACTATCATGATTCCTATGGCTGTACTATCATGGCTTCCTGGGTTTCAGTCTATGCAGACTAGGATCCTCTTTAATGAAGCATTCAGCAGGGGCCTTAGGATATTCCAGATTGTCACAGGGAAGAAATCAAAAACTGATGTATGA